A genomic region of Marinobacter sp. NP-4(2019) contains the following coding sequences:
- a CDS encoding DUF3422 family protein — translation MGSSLSALAIHPLRDDLYNELHSRPFQVLPTPARVTHIAVLTTPEQREAQFQHLQELHRLLGHPEPEQEVSCFEKTFGNLRVRREMHMEFASYTFINLDPAETGAPFAETGISLLPDGWLDKLTGTVIAAFHIHLQTQAGQGMEDLDYVRQHFEGLRLVGSSPQEGAARVWGTFQLHSDGFGRFMVMNHHMSDSQLGRLTQRLMEIETYRLMSLLALPLARETSPSLNEMDQKLAVITQSLADNDDVDEPALLAELTAIAARIEAFRAHSTFRFSATRAYHRLVLARLEALREDELSGHLTITEFMTRRLTPAVKTCEAVSERLEDLSRRVDRASDMMRTRVELAIQSQNQQLLSSMDRRSKIQLMMQHTVEGFSVVAITYYLIGLLKLGLDSVYEAGFDLNKSLVLGIAIPVVMALVYTGVRVVHHRFIRMAKQQ, via the coding sequence GTGGGATCAAGCCTTTCAGCCCTTGCCATTCACCCGTTACGGGATGATCTGTATAACGAGCTGCATTCCCGCCCCTTCCAGGTATTGCCAACGCCTGCCCGGGTGACCCACATTGCCGTTCTCACCACACCCGAGCAGCGCGAGGCTCAGTTCCAGCACCTGCAGGAGCTGCATCGCCTGCTGGGCCACCCGGAACCGGAACAGGAAGTCAGTTGCTTCGAGAAAACCTTTGGCAACCTCCGGGTGCGGCGCGAGATGCATATGGAATTTGCGTCCTACACCTTTATCAACCTCGATCCGGCAGAGACTGGCGCGCCCTTCGCGGAAACCGGCATCAGCCTGCTTCCCGACGGTTGGCTGGATAAGCTGACAGGCACCGTCATTGCCGCGTTTCATATTCATCTGCAGACCCAGGCCGGGCAAGGGATGGAAGACCTGGATTATGTCCGCCAGCACTTTGAAGGACTCAGGTTGGTGGGTAGCAGCCCCCAGGAAGGTGCTGCCCGGGTATGGGGCACATTCCAGCTGCACAGCGATGGTTTTGGCCGTTTCATGGTGATGAACCACCACATGTCTGACAGCCAGCTCGGTCGCCTGACCCAGCGCCTGATGGAAATCGAAACCTATCGCCTGATGTCGCTGCTGGCGCTGCCCCTGGCCAGGGAAACCTCGCCATCCCTCAACGAGATGGACCAGAAACTGGCGGTGATTACCCAGTCCCTGGCGGACAATGATGACGTTGACGAGCCCGCATTACTGGCGGAATTGACGGCCATAGCCGCACGTATAGAGGCCTTCAGGGCCCATTCCACTTTCCGGTTCTCGGCAACCCGGGCCTACCACCGGCTGGTACTGGCAAGGCTGGAGGCGCTCCGTGAAGATGAACTGTCCGGACACCTGACCATCACCGAATTCATGACCCGGCGCCTGACCCCGGCGGTAAAAACCTGCGAAGCGGTGAGCGAGAGACTGGAAGACCTGTCGCGACGGGTCGATCGTGCCTCGGACATGATGCGCACCCGGGTCGAGCTGGCAATCCAGAGCCAGAACCAGCAGCTACTGAGTTCCATGGACCGGCGCTCCAAGATTCAACTGATGATGCAGCACACCGTGGAAGGCTTCTCGGTAGTGGCCATCACCTACTACCTGATCGGCCTGCTCAAACTCGGGCTGGATTCCGTTTACGAAGCCGGGTTCGACCTCAACAAGTCACTGGTACTGGGCATTGCCATTCCCGTGGTGATGGCTCTGGTGTACACGGGTGTGCGGGTGGTACACCATCGCT